TGACGCCGTTGGCGTGGGCCCGGTTCACCAGCGAGGTGAGCTTGCCGGTGTCCGGGATCGCCTGGAGCGTGCCGTTGCCGTTGGGCAGGGCGAACGAGTAGTTGATGTGCGTGAGCTTGCCGTACTGGACGGAGTCGACGCTGCCCGCCCAGGACGGCATGTAGCCGACGCTCTTGAACCCGGCGGGCAGTGCCGCCTGGGCCGCCGGCGCGGTGGCGACGGCGACGGTCAGGCTCGTCGCCACGGCCGCCAGGGTGAGGCCCGCGGCGCTCCACCTGGTGGTGCGCCGGGGTATTGCCGATGACTGCATGGACGTTCCCTTTCGGAGGGTGCTTGCCCGCGACGTCGCTCGTGCCGCCGTCGTCCCGGCGCGACGGGGCGCGCGGGGAGGCGGTGCGGCGGTGAGCCCGCGAGGGCGACGGGTCGCGTCCTGCCGTGCGGAGGCGGCGATCCGCGCGGAGGCGGACGCGGTCAGGGTCCCGGTGCTACGACGGGGTCGTGCTCGCGCAGGGGGGACGTGGTGCCGGGACGGCGTTCATCGAGGTTCGTGTGTCTTCATCGACACGTCCCTTCACTACGGGCGGCAGCCGAGCCAGACCTTACTGGAGGGCTTGATTCAAGTCACGATAAAAGGACGAATTGGTTCAGACCCATCGGGCTGGGAGGGGTGGTCGACGTCGTCCCTCCGTTGACCCGCCTGCGGGGCGCGGCCTATAAAGGGCAGGTCCACGGGGTGAGCCGCGACACTCCTCGGCCCTCGACCCCGAAGGGGTTCCCCCGGCATGAGAAGACGTCTCGCGGTCCTGGGCGCCGCCGTGTCCCTCGCCCTGATCCCCGCCGCGGCACCGGCGTCCGCCGCGGCGGCGGCGTTCACCGCGGAGTTCGCGCGGGAGTCGGTGTGGAGCACCGGCTACGGCGGTCGGTTCACGCTCGTGAACACCGGTGACGCGACGAGCACCGGGTGGGTCGTCGAGTTCGACCTGCCGCCCGGCTCGACCGTCGGCAACGCGTGGAACGCCGTGCTCACCCGCGACGGGCAGCACCACCGGTTCGCCAACGCCGCGTTCAACGGGCGCGTCGCACCCGGCGGCACGGCCGGTTTCGGGTTCAACGTCACGGGCGCGGGCACGCCCACCGGGTGCCGGGTGAACGGCGTGCCGTGCCACGACGTGCCCGCTCCCGACGCCACGCCCCCCACCGCGCCGACCGGCCCGCGCGCCACGGCCGTGACGGCCGGCTCGGTGTCCCTGGCCTGGACCGCGTCGACCGACGACGTCGGCGTCACCGACTACCAGGTGCTCTCCGGCGGCGCGGTGGTCGCCACGACCGGCACCGCGTCCGCGGTGGTGGGCGGTCTGCTGCCCGCCACCGCGCACACCTTCACCGTGCGGGCGCGGGACGCGGCGGGCAACACCTCCCCGGCGAGCGCCGCCGTCACCGCGACCACCGCCCCCACCGGCGCGGCGGTGGACGTGTCGACCGCCGCGCAGCTGCGGGCCGCGCTGGCGGCGGCGTCACCCGGCCAGACCATCCGCATGGCGCCGGGCACCTACCGGGGCTCGTTCACCGCCACCCGCCCCGGCACGGAGGCCGCCCCGATCACGCTGACCGGCGCGGGCGCCGTGCTGGTCAACGACGGCCCGTCCGGCAGCGGCCCGGGGTGCCCCGCGCCCACCCCCGGCTGGGACCCCGGCTACGGCCTGTGGCTGCACGGCGCGCCGCACTGGAACCTGGTCGGGTTCACCGTGCGGGAGTCGAAGAAGGGCATCGTCGTGGACGACTCCCCCCACACCACCGTCGAGGGCGTCACGGTGACCCGGGTGGACGAGGAGGGGGTGCACTTCCGGCGCTCGTCGTCCGACAGCGTGCTGCGCGGCTCCACGATCACGCACACCGGCCTGGTGCAGCCGGGGTACGGCGAAGGCGTCTACATCGGATCGGCGGGTTCCAACTGGGACTGCCACGGCAACACCGGCGGCGTCGACCGCAGCGACCGCGTGCGGGTGCTGGGCAACCGCGTCGGCCCCGGCGTCAGCGCCGAGCCGGTCGACGTCAAGGAGGGCACGTTCGACGGGGTGATCAGCGGCAACACCTTCGACGGCGTCGGCATCTCCGGCCAGAACTCCGCCGACTCGTGGGTGGACGTCAAGGGCATCGGCTACCTGGTCGAGGACAACACGGGCACCTTCACCGCGCCGGGCGCGTTCGCCAACGGCTACGAGACGCACAACCCGGTCACGACGCCGCCGTTCCAGAACGGCTGCGGCAACGTGTGGCGGGGGAACCGCTCCGACCTGGGCGGGGTGGGGCAGTACGCCATCCGGATCACGTCGACCTCCAAGTGCGCGGGCCGGCCCAACGTCGTGCACGCGTCCAACTCGGTGACCCGGGCGGTGGTGGGCCTGACCAACATCCCGGTCACCCCGTGACGCCGCGACCCGCGCGACCCGGTCGGTTCGCGCGGGTGAAAAGCGGGGGAGCGGCAGGGCGTCGACCGGGTCGCGCGGGACGTGCGGCGATTTCACCCAATGGCTTGATCTCCCGAATCGCGCCCATTTCGCACGTATCCTGACCTGCGGTTCTGTTTTTAGGTTAGGCTCTCCTACATGTTTTCGCGTTGCGTGGTCGGGTAGCCGGTGGCAACGTTCGTCAACGCCGAGAACTGTTGTCTGGAGGAAGCGGACATGACCACCACAGAAATGCCCGCCGTCAGCGAGTGCACCGTCACCGGCTGTTCGTACAACCACGACGGCTGCCACGCCTTCGCGATCACCGTCAGCGGTGAGAACGGCGCCGCCGACTGCGGCACGTTCATCCCGCTGGCCCGCAAGGGCGGTCTGCCGAAGGTCGTCGCCCAGGTCGGCGCCTGCTCACGCGTCGATTGCGCGTACAACCGCGAGTTGGAGTGCACCGCGCCGGGCGGCGTGCGCGTGGGCCCGGGCGAGGGCGGCCACGACGCGAACTGCCTCACCTACACGCGGAGCTGAACCGCGCGGTCGAACCACGCGCGACGGGGCGTCACACCGGTACGGGTGTGACGCCCTTCGTCGTGCCCGGTGCGACGGCCGGGGTCCGGTCCGCACACCGGCCGGCCGGATGGCGGAGTTCCGCGCGGCCTGGACGCCGGGTACCGTCAGGACGTGCGCTTCTGTCCGCGCAACGGACACCGACGTTCACCGGCGAGCGTGCGGCTCGACCCGGCGACCGCCGAACAGGTGCGCCTGTCGGCGCTCCTGGAGGTCGTCGCGGCGGCCGTGGCGCTCCAGGACGGGGCGGACGAGGTCATCCTCGGTTGCGCCCAGCCCGGTGAGACCCCGTGCGAGGTGGCCCGTCACGGCCGGGTGGTCGCGGGCCAGTACAGCCGCCTCTCCGGCTGGGCCGCCGACCTGGTGGGCGCCGGTGACCGGTCGGTGGAACTCCTGCGCTACCACCTCACCATGCTCGACACGGCGCTGAAGCTGGCCTTCCCGCGCTACCGCAGCGACCGCCTCGAACGCCACCGGCTGTCCCTCACCGGGCTCGGCCCACCCGCCCGCGAGCTGCGCGAGCTGGAAGAGGGCCTGCGGGCGCGGATCGCCCACCTGGGCGGGTGAACCGACAGGTCAGGCGGGCGGCTCGCTCCGCCGCTCGCCGGTCAACCCGAGCTCATCGGCCTCCTCGTGGTCGGGCATCTCCGGGTCGCGCCACTCCTCGGCCCTCGTCGGCGTGCCCGACCTCAGTTCACCCTCCAGCTCGTGCTTGAGCTGGTCGTCGAGCTTGGGGCTGTGCTGCGTGCTCTCGCGCTCCACGGGTCTCCTCCGGGGATCGTCCGGTTCGAACGCGTGGTGTACCCGGGAGGAGCCGGATGATGCCCGGGGCCACTCACGCGAGTGGCCCCGGGCCGGGGGGATTCACCAACGGGTCAGGCCGGCACCGAACGGGTAGAGCGGGTTGCCGTAGGTGGTCGGCACCGGTTGGCCCGCGTCGATGCGGGCGCGGATGTCGGCCCTCTGGGAGGCCGTCGCGCCCAGGTCGAACGGGACGTCCCAGTGCTCCACCGCGTCCGCCGGCGTGTCCGTCCCGCCGGGGCGCAGCACGTCGGACAGGGCGCGGGGCAGCTGCCACGGGAGTGTGCCGCGCGGCGTGTAGTCGCCGAACAGCAGCGAGGCCAGGGCCGGCCCCATCTCCTCGCCGCCCCGGTAGGTGACGACGATCGCGTCGGCCAGGTCGTGCCACTCGGTGATCACGTACGGCCGGGGCAGCACCAGGGCCACCACGACCGGGATGCCGCGCCGCTTGAAGTCCTGGATCAGGGCGAGCTGGTCCGGCGGCAGGTACGGCTGCTCCTTCACCCAGCTCGTCGCGTGGGTGTACGACGGCTCGCCCACGGCGACGATCGCGAGGTCGGGGGACGGGTGGGTGCCCTCGTGGACGTTCACGCCCGCCCGCGCCGCTCTGGCGCGAATGGCCTCCAGCATGGTCTGCGACCCGTACTCCGCGTGGAAGTAGCTGGTCCAGATGCAGCACGACGCCGGGTCGTCGGCCCGCGCGCCCGCCACGACCACGTCGTCGCCCGCGTTGAGCCGCACCGGCAGGGTGCCGTTGTTCTTCAGCAGGGTCATGGCCTCCCGCGACGCCTGGTTGGCCAGGGCCGCGTACTCGGGCTTGTGGAACCGGTACGGGCCGTTCACCGGGTCGCCGTACGGGTTCTCGAAGATGCCGAGCTTGAACTTCAACCGCAGCACGCGGCGCACCGCGTCGTCGATGCGGGCCACCGGCACGCCCGCGGTGAACTGCGCCATCGAGTAGCCGGGCGCGCCGGGGTCCGCGCCGCCCATCACGTCCGACCCGGCGTTGGCCGCGCCGACCCAGTTGCCCGACGGCAGCCAGTCGGTGGTGATCAGGCCCGTGTAGCCCAGGTTCTGCCGCAGGTAGGCCAGGATCTTGGCGCTGTCGCCGGCGCCCGGTCCGCCCGGGTCGAGCAGCGAGCTGCCCGCGTACCCCGGCATGATGTTGACCGCGCCCGCCTCCATCGCCGCCCGGAACGGCGCGGTGTGGTACTTGACCGTCACGTTGTCGAACACGATCAGCGCTTCACCGCCCGCGCCCTCGCCGGGCCAGTGCTTCACGGTCGCCAGCACGGACGCCGGGTTCAGCTCCGGCCCGCCCTGCAACCCCGCCACCAGGGCGCGCACCTGCGCCGAGGCGACGTCGGCGCTCTCTCCGTTGCCCTCCTGGATGCGCGGGTAGAGCACCTTCGTGCCGACCTCGGCCAGCGGCCCGAGGACGCCGCGCGTGCCCACCTCCAGCTGCTCGCGGCGCTGCATGTCGCCCAGCTTGTAGTCCAGCGGGTAGTTGCGGGCCGCCGCCAGGGCGCTCTGCAACGGGTAGGTCGTCTTGTACCCGGCGATGGTGTCGCCCGCCGACACCGCCGGGATGCCCAGCCGCGTGCCGGACGAGCCGAGCAGCACGGCGTGCAGGTCCTGCGCCTCGGCCGGCCCGAAGTGCCAGCCCGAGCGCGGGAACGCCTGGGCGTTGTAGAACATCTGGTACGCCTTCTCCTCGGTCGTCATGCGACCGAGGAGGTCGTTCACCCGCGTCTCCACGGGCTGCCGCCAGTCCTCGTACGGCTCGACCGTCCCGTTCCGGTTGAGGTCGCGACTGCCGTTGACGGTGCGCACGCCGTCGTCGACGGTGGTCAGCGTCGGCAGGTACAGGCTGAAGGTGCGGATGTTCGACGCGGTCGTGGCGCCGGAGCCGTCGACCGCCACGACGAACCACTTGTACGTCCAGCGGTCGGCGACGTCCCACGTCGGGGTGTAGCCGGTGCCGGTGGGTTCGGCGACCTTGGTGTAGAGGTCGATCAGGTTGCCGGAGGCGGTGAAGTCGTAGTCGGTGCGGCTGAGGTTGAGCCACACCTGGTAGCGGACCGCGCCGGGCACGGCGGCCCAGGAGAACGCGGGACGGCGGGTCGTGGTCACCATGGCGTTGTCGGCCGGGGCGGTCAGCGCGAACCGGCCCGTCACGGCCGGCGCCCGGGTCGGCGGCGACAGCAGCGGCGGGGTGCTCGCGGAGACGTCGACCGTGCCGAACACCTGGAACTCCCACAGCGACACGCCGTACCCGGTGGCCCGGGCGGTGGCGAACAGGCGCAGGTGGCGGCCCGTGCCGGAGACGTTCAGGCGCTCGACGCCGCCCGCGCTCGTGGTGGTGGCGTAGACCTGGGTCCACGTCGTCGCGTCGTTCGAGGTCTCCAGGCGGTAGCCGCGCGCGTAGGCGCCCTCCCAGTTCAGCACGACCTGGTTGATCGTGGCGACGCCGCCGAAGTCGACGCGCAGCCACTGGTTGTCGGCGAACTGGCTGGACCAGCGGGTGTTCGCGCGGCCGTCGAGGGCGGCGGCGGGCGCGTTGCCGCCCTCCCAGGTGGACGCGGCGACCTGCTTGTACTGCGAGATCGGGGTGCCGGCGGGCGGTGGGCCGTCCGAGGTGGTGCCGTAGACCTGGAACTCCCACAGCGAGTAGCCGTAGCCGGTGGCGCGGGCCGTGCCGAGCACCCGCACGTACCGGCCGGACCCGCTGATCGCGAGGTCCTGCGTGCCACCGGCGCCGTTCGAGGTGGTGTGCACGGTGGTCCACGCGGCACCGTCGGCGGAGGTCTGCACCTGGAACGCGGTCGCGTGCGCGGCCTCCCAGTTCAGCACCACGCGGTCGAGCACGGCGGTCGAACCGAGGTCCACCCGGAGCCACTGCGGGTCGCTGAACGCGCTGGACCAGCGGGTCGCGGTGTTGCCGTCGGTGGCGGCGGACGCGGGGGTGCCGTCGCCCTCGGTGGAGGACGCGGTGGTCGGTCTGCCCTGGGACAGCAGGACGCCCGCCTGGGCGTCGGCCCGGGGGACGGCGAGCTGACCGGAGACCAGGGCGAGCAGGACGGCGAGCAGGGGCACGGCCCGGCGACGGTGCCGGGCGGGCGCAGCGGACATGGCGACTCCAGGCAGGGGGTGGAGCGGTGAGCGGGACGGGAGAGCGCTCTCCCATTCGAGGGAACTTCACCCGGGCCGCTCCGTCAAGGGTGTGGCGGACCGGTTCTCGGCGATCGCGGAGCCCGTTCCGGCCGGTGCCGTCAACGGCGGCGCCGGTGTCCGTGCCCGGCCGCCGTTCCGGGAACTGCCGTTCCGGGAGTTGCCCGCCAGGCCGACCCGGTCGGCCCTAGGATCGTGGCCCATGACGATCACCATCCCGGGCGTCGGCGACCTGCCGCCGGTCGTCGACCACGTGCCCGCCGGACTGTCCTGCTGGAGCACCGTGGACGGGGAGACGCCGATCAGCGTCATCGTCGAGGCACCCGCCACGGCCGACGACCTGGACCTGCCGTTCATCGCGGGCGTGCTGGCCGCCCGCGACCGCCTCGAGGCCACCGCCCGCGCCGCCGTCGAGGACGCCTTCCGCGATCGTCCCGGGTTCTCACCGGACGGGGTCGCCCACCCCGAGTTCACCTTCCACCCCGGCCGGGACTGGCTGATCCGCTTCGCCGACGTCACCGCGCCCGGTCTGGACGAGCTGGGCGTCATGGTCGTTTTCCGGGGTGAGGAGGTGGTCGGGGTCGACGACCTCGCCGACCCCGAGGAGCCCCGTGGACACGAGGACGAGTGACCCGGCCCGCGCCGGCACGCTCGACGTGGGGCGCCTGCTCGACCGCTCCGCCGACTACCGGCCAGCGGTCGTCCGGGTCGCGACGGTGGTGGCGTGCACGAACCGGTCCGGGCGCAGCACCACGACGTCCGTGCCGTGCTCGGCGAACCACGCGGTGAGCGCGCCGTCCACGTCCTCCACGGTCGTGATGTCGCCCCGCGCGGCGGAACCGGGCGGCACCACGCGCACGAACCGCGCCACCGGCCCGCGCCACCCCAGCGCGGTGGCCGCGTCCACACCGGGGCCGACCACGGCGAACTCGGCGCCCAGCACGTCGTCCAGCGGCACGCGCGTGCCGCCGACGGCCACGTCGGGCTGCGGGAACATCGTGCCGACCGGGGCCCGGTGGCCGGGCAGCACCGGCCGCGGCTTGAACTCGAAGTGCCGGACCGCCCGCCGCACCCGCGGCACCGCCTGCACCGCCCGCAGCACCGCGTCCCTGAGCGCGGCGGCGAACCGGTGGCGCACCAGGAACACGCTGCCCAGCCGCACGCTGGTGCGCGTCATCTCCTCGGTGTGCGGGCGCCGCTCTGCCTCGTAGCCGTCGAGCAGCGCGTCGTCGGCGTCGCCGCGCAGCACCTGCGCGATCCGCCACGTCAGGTTCGCCGCGTCCCGCAGCCCGCTGCACAGGCCCTGCCCCAGGAACGGCGGCATCTGGTGCGCGGCGTCGCCGAGCAGGAACACCCGGCCGGCCCGCCACCGGTCCGCGACCAGCGTGTGGAACGTGTAGACGACGGCGCGGGTCACCGTGAACCGGTCCGGGTCCACGTACGGGGCGACCAGCTCCCGGACCGTCGCCGGGTCGGTCATCGCCTTCGGGTCCTCGCCGTCGCGGAGCATGAACTCCAGCCGGTGCGTGCCGCCCGCGCCCGGCGACACGAACGCGGGCCGCCGCCAGTCGCACACGAACCGGGTCGTCGCGATCCTGGTGGCGCCCGGCTCGACGTCGCCGGACACCGCGAGCCACGGTTCGGCGGCCGACGAGCCGGTGAGCGCGATGCCCGCCGCCGTCCGCGTGGTGCTGCGCGCGCCGTCCGCGCCCAGCACGTACCTCGCCTCGACCTCGGTGTCCCGGCCGTCGTGGCGGAGGGTCGCGACGACCCGGTCGTCCTGCTGCCGCAAGCCGACCAGTTCGGTGCCGGTGCGCAGGGTGACGTGCGGGAACCGGTCGAGGCCGCGTCGCAGCGCCGCCTCCAGCGCCGGCTGGTCGAAGAAGTGCAGCGGCTCCGCGCCGAGGCCGAAGTCGACCTCGTCCAGCGCGATCTCGGCGAACACCCGACCCCGCGCGTTGACGTACTCGGCGCGGCTCGGTGGGTACATGCCCTCGGCGACCTCGGCGCGCAGGCCCGCCTGCTGGTAGATGCGCAGCGCCTCGTCGTCGCAGGAGAAGGCGCGGGGCTGCCCGTGCGGTTCGGTGCCGCGCTCGACGACCAGCGTGCGCACGCCCCGCGCGCCCAGCAGGTTCGCGGTGAGCGCGCCGACCGGTCCGCAACCGATGACCACGACGTCGTACATGGGTTCCCCCTCCGGGAATGTGGTTCCGGCGCCATCGCAGCGGAGGGCTGTGGAGATCGTGTGGAGGCGCCTGTGGAGGTCGTGCGGGGACGGTTCAGCGGAAGCGGGCCAGCAGCAGGTGGGCGCCCTGCGCCTCGGCGGTCGCGCGACCGGTGGCCAGCTCGTCCGCGTCGCCCCTGGCCAGGCCGCGGATGCGGTGCAGTTCGGCGACGAGCACCCGCTCGCCGACCGCGCCGGCCGACGCCAGGCCCTCGTCGGCGAGCGCGGCGGCCTCCTCCGGGCGACCGGCCGCGAGGTGGGCGACGGCGACGGCGGCGGTCGTGATCGTGCGCGTCGCGCGCAGGCCCAGCCGGTAGATGCCATCGGCGGCGGCGCGCATGGCGGCCAGCCTGGACGCGTCGCCCTCCAGCACGGCCGCCCACTCGGCGTAGAAGTCGCCGGTCGTGACGAAGTGCGCCATGTGGCCCTCGGCGCCGATGCGGCGGCACGCCCGGGCCGCGCGCCCGGCCGCGGTCGCGTCGTGCTCCTGGAGGGCGTTCCAGCCGGCGAACAGCTCCGCGTTGGCACGGCCGTACGGGTCCTCGGTGCGTTCGGCCAAGGCCCGCGCGGCCGCCAGGTCCGGCCGGGCGTCCAGACCGCGCAGCGACCGCACGAGGGCCCGGAACTCGTGGACCGCCAGGGTCGGCGTGCGCCCGGTCTGCCCGCGCAGGAGGCGTTCGTCGAGGTGGTCGAGGGCGGTGGTGAGGTGGTCGTCGGCCTCCGCGAGGCGACCGGTGAAGTAGGCGGCGACCCCGAGCAGGTAGTGGGCGGCGGTCGTGGTGAGGGCACCGCTCCCGGTTGCGAGCAGCCGTTCGGCGAGGTCGGTGGCGAGCGGGAAGTCGGCGCGGTTGCAGGCCAGTTCGCCCAACGTCCACAGGGCGGTGCCCAGGTCCGCGGCGGGGGTCCCGGACGGGCTCAGCCGGTTGAGCAGGCGGTGGGCGTCGGCGGCGGCGTCCGCCACGGCGTCGCTGCCGATGCCGACGGTGATGTGCAGCAGGGACGCGCGGCGCAGGTGCACCGCCAGCTCGTCGGCCGGGTCGGTGAGCAGGGTCGCGGCCCGGTCCAGGTGGGTCAGCGCGTCCTCGAAGGCGAGGCGGCGGGTGGCGTCCTCGGCGGCTTCCAGCGTCCAGTGCAGGTGGTCGGCCCGGCGGTTCCCCGCGCGCCCGTAGTGGTGGGCCAGCTCGGCCGGGGCGAGCACGTCCCGGCCCGTGTCGGCCAGGCGGGCGTGCAGGGTCGCGCGCCGGGTCGGGGACAGGTCCGCGTACGTCGCCTCGGCGAACAGCGGGTGCCGGAACCCGACGACGCGGGGCGCGGTCTCGGTGACCAGGTGGTCGGCGGCGGGCGAGGGCGTGCCCACGACGGCGACGTCCAGGTCCCGGCCCGCGACGCTGAGCAGGGCCAGGCAGTCCCGCGTGGCCTCGTCGAGGGCGTGCAGGCG
This region of Saccharothrix longispora genomic DNA includes:
- a CDS encoding discoidin domain-containing protein; the encoded protein is MSAAPARHRRRAVPLLAVLLALVSGQLAVPRADAQAGVLLSQGRPTTASSTEGDGTPASAATDGNTATRWSSAFSDPQWLRVDLGSTAVLDRVVLNWEAAHATAFQVQTSADGAAWTTVHTTSNGAGGTQDLAISGSGRYVRVLGTARATGYGYSLWEFQVYGTTSDGPPPAGTPISQYKQVAASTWEGGNAPAAALDGRANTRWSSQFADNQWLRVDFGGVATINQVVLNWEGAYARGYRLETSNDATTWTQVYATTTSAGGVERLNVSGTGRHLRLFATARATGYGVSLWEFQVFGTVDVSASTPPLLSPPTRAPAVTGRFALTAPADNAMVTTTRRPAFSWAAVPGAVRYQVWLNLSRTDYDFTASGNLIDLYTKVAEPTGTGYTPTWDVADRWTYKWFVVAVDGSGATTASNIRTFSLYLPTLTTVDDGVRTVNGSRDLNRNGTVEPYEDWRQPVETRVNDLLGRMTTEEKAYQMFYNAQAFPRSGWHFGPAEAQDLHAVLLGSSGTRLGIPAVSAGDTIAGYKTTYPLQSALAAARNYPLDYKLGDMQRREQLEVGTRGVLGPLAEVGTKVLYPRIQEGNGESADVASAQVRALVAGLQGGPELNPASVLATVKHWPGEGAGGEALIVFDNVTVKYHTAPFRAAMEAGAVNIMPGYAGSSLLDPGGPGAGDSAKILAYLRQNLGYTGLITTDWLPSGNWVGAANAGSDVMGGADPGAPGYSMAQFTAGVPVARIDDAVRRVLRLKFKLGIFENPYGDPVNGPYRFHKPEYAALANQASREAMTLLKNNGTLPVRLNAGDDVVVAGARADDPASCCIWTSYFHAEYGSQTMLEAIRARAARAGVNVHEGTHPSPDLAIVAVGEPSYTHATSWVKEQPYLPPDQLALIQDFKRRGIPVVVALVLPRPYVITEWHDLADAIVVTYRGGEEMGPALASLLFGDYTPRGTLPWQLPRALSDVLRPGGTDTPADAVEHWDVPFDLGATASQRADIRARIDAGQPVPTTYGNPLYPFGAGLTRW
- a CDS encoding cellulose binding domain-containing protein produces the protein MRRRLAVLGAAVSLALIPAAAPASAAAAAFTAEFARESVWSTGYGGRFTLVNTGDATSTGWVVEFDLPPGSTVGNAWNAVLTRDGQHHRFANAAFNGRVAPGGTAGFGFNVTGAGTPTGCRVNGVPCHDVPAPDATPPTAPTGPRATAVTAGSVSLAWTASTDDVGVTDYQVLSGGAVVATTGTASAVVGGLLPATAHTFTVRARDAAGNTSPASAAVTATTAPTGAAVDVSTAAQLRAALAAASPGQTIRMAPGTYRGSFTATRPGTEAAPITLTGAGAVLVNDGPSGSGPGCPAPTPGWDPGYGLWLHGAPHWNLVGFTVRESKKGIVVDDSPHTTVEGVTVTRVDEEGVHFRRSSSDSVLRGSTITHTGLVQPGYGEGVYIGSAGSNWDCHGNTGGVDRSDRVRVLGNRVGPGVSAEPVDVKEGTFDGVISGNTFDGVGISGQNSADSWVDVKGIGYLVEDNTGTFTAPGAFANGYETHNPVTTPPFQNGCGNVWRGNRSDLGGVGQYAIRITSTSKCAGRPNVVHASNSVTRAVVGLTNIPVTP
- a CDS encoding DUF1540 domain-containing protein; translated protein: MTTTEMPAVSECTVTGCSYNHDGCHAFAITVSGENGAADCGTFIPLARKGGLPKVVAQVGACSRVDCAYNRELECTAPGGVRVGPGEGGHDANCLTYTRS
- the mhpA gene encoding bifunctional 3-(3-hydroxy-phenyl)propionate/3-hydroxycinnamic acid hydroxylase MhpA, whose amino-acid sequence is MYDVVVIGCGPVGALTANLLGARGVRTLVVERGTEPHGQPRAFSCDDEALRIYQQAGLRAEVAEGMYPPSRAEYVNARGRVFAEIALDEVDFGLGAEPLHFFDQPALEAALRRGLDRFPHVTLRTGTELVGLRQQDDRVVATLRHDGRDTEVEARYVLGADGARSTTRTAAGIALTGSSAAEPWLAVSGDVEPGATRIATTRFVCDWRRPAFVSPGAGGTHRLEFMLRDGEDPKAMTDPATVRELVAPYVDPDRFTVTRAVVYTFHTLVADRWRAGRVFLLGDAAHQMPPFLGQGLCSGLRDAANLTWRIAQVLRGDADDALLDGYEAERRPHTEEMTRTSVRLGSVFLVRHRFAAALRDAVLRAVQAVPRVRRAVRHFEFKPRPVLPGHRAPVGTMFPQPDVAVGGTRVPLDDVLGAEFAVVGPGVDAATALGWRGPVARFVRVVPPGSAARGDITTVEDVDGALTAWFAEHGTDVVVLRPDRFVHATTVATRTTAGR